In Deltaproteobacteria bacterium, the genomic stretch CGTCCGCCGAGGGACGCCCCATCGATCTCCTCACCGTCGGCCACGGGCGGCGGCCGGCGCTGCTGGTCGGCGTGCCGCATCCGAACGAGCCGATCGGCACCCTGACGCTCCAGTTCCTCTGCCGCCTCCTCTGCGAGGACGCCGAGCTGCGCGCGCGGCTCGACACGACGCTCTACGCCATCCCGGTCGCGGACCCCGACGGCTTCGTGCTGAACGAAGGGTGGTTCAAGGGCGCGTTCTCGCCGCTCCGCTACGCGCTCGACTACTACCGGCCGCCGCACCGCGAGCAGGTCGAGTGGAGCTTCCCGGTCGAATACAAGACGCTCCGCTTCACGACCCCGGCGCCCGAGACCGCCGTCCTCATGCGGGTCATGGAGCGTGTGCGGCCGGCCTTCTTCTACTCGCTCCACAACGCGGGCTTCTGCGGCGTCTACTTCTACGTCTCGCGCGACCGGCCGGAGCTCTACGAGGGCCTGCATCGCCTGGTGGCCGAGCAGGGCCTGCCTCTGCACCGCGGCGAGCCGGAGGTGCCCTACCTGCGCACGCTCGCGCCGGCGGTCTACCGTCTCTTCGGGATCGACGAGGCGTACGACTACTACGCCGCCACGCTGGACGGCGATCCGGCGGCGCTGATCGAGGCGGGTACCAGCTCCGATGACTGGCTGCGGCACGTCTCCGACGCCTTCTCGCTCGTCTGCGAGCTGCCTTACTACACCGCCCCGGCACTCGAGGACCTGCGCCCGGCGGGTTCGACGCGCCGCGAGGCGGTGCTCGCGGGCGTCGCGCGCGCCGAGGCGGTTCATGCCGAGTGTGCGGCGAGCTTCGCCAAGATCGCGGCCCGCGTGCCCGACCACCGCCTCTTACGCTCCGTCCGCGACTACCTCGCCAAGGCGCAACGCCGGCTCGCGGCAGAGCGGGCGCACGCCGCGGCGGCGGAATACGGCCGCGAGGCCTCGCGGGCCGAAGCGCTCGATGCCACCGTCTGCAAGCCCTTCTACCACGCGCTCTACCTCGGCGAGGTCTACCGCCTGGCCGAGATGGTGAGCGAGCGGGCGCTGGCCGACGCGCTGCGGGCGCGCCTGGTAGAGCTGACCGCTCAGCTCGAGCGCGAGAGCGACCTCGTCGTCCTCCCGCTCCGGCCGCTGGTCGCCGTGCAGGCGGGCGCGGGCCTCCTGGCGCTCGCCGCGCCCGATTGAATCAGCGCCCGCGGGCGGCCTGCCACGCGCGCTCGAGGTCGGAGCGCGTGAATAGCGCGTAGAAGCGGGCTTCGACCGTGGCGAGCGCTTCCTCGACCCGGGCGCGCCCCCCGTCCTCCTCGCGGTCGACGAGGACGACGGCGGCAAGCACGCGGAGCCCCTCGTCGCCGCACTGCCGGACCGCGTCGATGAGCGACCCGCCGCTCGTGATCACGTCCTCCACGAGGACGACGCCGTCGCCGCGGGCGGCCGATCCCTCGAGCCAGCGGCGGGCGCCGTGCTCCTTGGCGGCCTTGCGCACGGAGAACCACGAGAGCGGGCGCGCGGTGCCCGCGCTGTAGTATGCCACCGCTGCGGCGATCGGATCGGCGCCCATCGTCGGCCCGCCGACGGCGACGGCTTCGGCAGGCACGTGGGCATGGACGAGCTCCCCGATCAGCGGCAGCGCGCCGTGGTACGTCGTGGTGAGGGAGCCCTCGATGTAGTAGTCGCTCAGCCGGCCCGAGGCCAGGCGGAACTGCTTCCCGGGCTCGCGCAGATAGGAGCGGCGGACGAGGATGCGAAGGAGCTCGTCGCGCGCGCTCACGGCTCGACCGGCCTCGCCGCGCGGAGCGCTGCCACGAGCACGAGCGCGATCGGCAGGTCGACGAGAGGCACCACCAGGTACGGGAAGGCGTGCGCGCCGCCGGCGAAGAGGAGGAATCCCGTGCCCGACGACGTGAGCTTCGAGACCACGAGCGGATAGACGAGCGCGCGCCGCCGGCGGACGTCGGCGGCGGCGAGCCCGGCGCAGGCCGCGATCGCCGCCATGTTGGCGACCGCCAGCGTGAGCCAGAAGTCCGCTGCGACGGGCCCGCCCGCCGGCGG encodes the following:
- the pyrE gene encoding orotate phosphoribosyltransferase, yielding MASVLRRDLRRWRHHLLRPARGDRRRPRPGGAAARPHTAAAGGRARRSGLLAHAGGRQHGGDRGLRRARRRRRPPAARARLSARGLEAHVVGHGIPPLRRRRARLPVPGGASRRPADRARARGSAPRGEAGRAVSARDELLRILVRRSYLREPGKQFRLASGRLSDYYIEGSLTTTYHGALPLIGELVHAHVPAEAVAVGGPTMGADPIAAAVAYYSAGTARPLSWFSVRKAAKEHGARRWLEGSAARGDGVVLVEDVITSGGSLIDAVRQCGDEGLRVLAAVVLVDREEDGGRARVEEALATVEARFYALFTRSDLERAWQAARGR
- a CDS encoding peptidase M14 — translated: MDARRQDQRHLRGHAADQPDDRRPAHPGLFLEGAVVAGLDLAPLLARVPDFREFLTLEELRAEARALVATFPGLARLETIGTSAEGRPIDLLTVGHGRRPALLVGVPHPNEPIGTLTLQFLCRLLCEDAELRARLDTTLYAIPVADPDGFVLNEGWFKGAFSPLRYALDYYRPPHREQVEWSFPVEYKTLRFTTPAPETAVLMRVMERVRPAFFYSLHNAGFCGVYFYVSRDRPELYEGLHRLVAEQGLPLHRGEPEVPYLRTLAPAVYRLFGIDEAYDYYAATLDGDPAALIEAGTSSDDWLRHVSDAFSLVCELPYYTAPALEDLRPAGSTRREAVLAGVARAEAVHAECAASFAKIAARVPDHRLLRSVRDYLAKAQRRLAAERAHAAAAEYGREASRAEALDATVCKPFYHALYLGEVYRLAEMVSERALADALRARLVELTAQLERESDLVVLPLRPLVAVQAGAGLLALAAPD